A genomic segment from Halorubrum depositum encodes:
- a CDS encoding DUF7560 family zinc ribbon protein, translating into MTSPGTHTFVCPECRRSIEVDDAMRATLLDVGCVVCGEPVTESDISDPQTA; encoded by the coding sequence ATGACGAGTCCAGGGACTCACACGTTCGTCTGCCCGGAGTGCCGTCGGTCGATCGAGGTGGACGACGCCATGCGGGCGACGCTGCTCGACGTGGGCTGCGTCGTCTGCGGCGAGCCCGTCACCGAGAGCGACATCAGCGACCCGCAGACCGCGTAG
- a CDS encoding helix-turn-helix domain-containing protein produces MGSGIRAEVSLPAGAPSPFEGVADGSTPIYSVARSAPDGAAGTVVFEFIADADLSVPEEVDVVFDYGAKAAYRFETDPDEESPFAVLDRHGLPASETTVRDGRLLVTFHATDLPTLRSVLDAFRESSPDMEVLRLLQSSSTPEESDLVTVDRSDLTERQREVLTVAYDAGYFDHPKGANAGEVAEELGIDRSTFTEHIAAAQRKLLSALLD; encoded by the coding sequence ATGGGATCCGGCATCAGGGCGGAGGTCTCGCTCCCGGCGGGCGCGCCGTCGCCGTTCGAAGGGGTCGCAGACGGGTCGACGCCGATCTACAGCGTCGCGCGAAGCGCGCCGGACGGCGCCGCGGGGACGGTCGTCTTCGAGTTCATCGCCGACGCCGACCTGTCCGTCCCCGAGGAGGTCGACGTCGTCTTCGACTACGGCGCCAAGGCCGCCTATCGGTTCGAGACCGACCCCGACGAGGAGTCGCCGTTCGCGGTGCTCGACCGCCACGGGCTCCCGGCGTCGGAGACGACCGTCCGCGACGGGCGGCTCCTCGTCACGTTCCACGCGACCGACCTCCCGACGCTCCGGTCGGTGCTCGACGCGTTCCGGGAGTCGTCACCGGACATGGAGGTGTTGCGGCTCCTCCAGTCGTCGTCGACGCCCGAGGAGTCGGACCTGGTCACCGTCGACCGGAGCGACCTCACCGAGCGCCAGCGCGAGGTGCTCACGGTCGCCTACGACGCCGGCTACTTCGATCACCCCAAGGGGGCGAACGCGGGGGAGGTCGCCGAGGAGCTCGGCATCGACCGCTCGACGTTCACCGAGCACATCGCGGCCGCACAGCGGAAGCTGCTCTCGGCGCTACTCGACTGA
- a CDS encoding winged helix-turn-helix domain-containing protein: MKRQASYATGPTTATEGDETLDATFDVLSDPDCRAILGAADAPMTTSELADACDIALSTAYRKVERLSETPLLVEGVRFDPEGDHAAEYSRGATDAAIELGDDGVTLTVEDGGVDSLTATAETTGISAD, translated from the coding sequence ATGAAGCGACAGGCCTCGTACGCGACCGGACCGACGACGGCGACCGAGGGCGACGAGACGCTGGACGCCACCTTCGACGTCCTGTCGGACCCCGACTGCCGGGCGATCCTCGGCGCCGCCGACGCGCCGATGACGACGAGCGAGCTGGCCGACGCGTGCGACATCGCGCTCTCGACGGCCTACCGCAAGGTCGAGCGACTGAGCGAGACGCCGCTGTTGGTCGAGGGCGTCCGCTTCGACCCCGAGGGCGACCACGCCGCCGAGTACTCCCGCGGCGCCACCGACGCGGCGATCGAGCTCGGCGACGACGGAGTCACGCTGACGGTCGAGGACGGGGGCGTCGACTCGCTCACCGCGACGGCGGAGACGACCGGAATCTCGGCCGACTGA
- a CDS encoding PAS domain-containing protein — translation MNAGPDPETLLDLAGDKVVVLDEDGIYRHVNAAAVDLIGFGPEELVGTDAFDLVHPEDEARLRETFAGIVAGEVAPDEPIEYRYATADGGWVWLRTRVHAPAETGVDGYVLTSRDATREVESRRRLETIASVSPDVFWMFSADWSELLFVNDAVERVFDVSPERLRRNPQSFLDAVHPDDRPYVERAMERLSAGESTLIDYRLGTADGATRWVRVPGEPVVEGDEVVAVTGLARDVTDEYRRERQLAVMDNLLRHTIRNDMNIVDGTAERIADRVAGADAFDPESPPTDPAELADLGAELAEHAETIRRIASDLLTTAEKQRGVIDLLRRRGSPRSMEVAPVVEEALGMIADDCDGRDEIDVSYRDPSADGGRDDAPTDDDPTDDDPTDDDPTDDDPTDDDPTDDAPTADGESAASVTVSYPRDVRAFTHPELDYAIAELVENAIEHAESTPRVRIDVTETAEAVEFAIRDNCPPIPPEERCVIADRWEMDDLRHTGGMGLWLVYWVANRSGGDLSFDTHPNGNVVTLSVPNGAREAGTDPLARAATPERPQAADRACGGGDADGRGDAAPEPGGEAGTN, via the coding sequence ATGAACGCCGGACCGGATCCCGAGACCCTCCTCGACCTCGCGGGGGACAAGGTCGTGGTCCTCGACGAGGACGGGATCTACCGGCACGTGAACGCGGCCGCCGTCGACCTGATCGGGTTCGGCCCGGAGGAGCTCGTCGGGACGGACGCGTTCGACCTCGTCCACCCGGAGGACGAGGCGCGGCTCCGGGAGACGTTCGCGGGGATCGTCGCCGGCGAGGTCGCCCCGGACGAGCCGATCGAGTACCGCTACGCCACCGCGGACGGCGGCTGGGTGTGGCTCCGGACTCGGGTTCACGCGCCCGCGGAGACGGGCGTCGACGGCTACGTGTTGACCTCCCGCGACGCGACCCGCGAGGTGGAGTCGCGGCGGCGGTTAGAGACCATCGCGTCGGTGTCGCCCGACGTGTTCTGGATGTTCTCCGCGGACTGGTCCGAGCTCCTCTTCGTCAACGACGCCGTCGAGCGGGTGTTCGACGTCTCCCCGGAGCGGCTCCGTCGGAACCCCCAGAGCTTCCTCGACGCGGTCCATCCCGACGACCGGCCGTACGTCGAGCGAGCGATGGAGCGGCTCTCCGCCGGCGAGTCGACGCTGATCGACTACCGGCTCGGGACCGCCGACGGGGCCACCCGGTGGGTCCGGGTGCCCGGCGAGCCGGTCGTGGAGGGAGACGAGGTCGTCGCCGTCACCGGGCTCGCGCGCGACGTCACCGACGAGTACCGCCGCGAGCGACAGCTCGCCGTGATGGACAACCTGCTCCGGCACACGATCCGAAACGACATGAACATCGTCGACGGCACGGCGGAACGGATCGCCGACCGCGTGGCGGGCGCGGACGCGTTCGACCCCGAATCGCCGCCGACCGACCCGGCCGAGCTGGCCGACCTCGGAGCGGAGCTCGCGGAGCACGCGGAGACGATCCGGCGGATCGCCTCGGACCTGTTGACGACCGCCGAGAAGCAGCGCGGCGTCATCGACCTGCTGCGCCGGCGCGGCTCGCCGCGGTCGATGGAGGTCGCCCCAGTCGTCGAGGAGGCGCTCGGCATGATCGCCGACGACTGCGACGGCCGCGACGAGATCGACGTCAGCTACCGCGATCCGAGCGCCGATGGGGGGCGGGACGACGCCCCGACTGACGACGACCCGACCGACGACGACCCGACCGACGACGACCCGACCGACGACGACCCGACCGACGACGACCCGACCGACGACGCCCCGACCGCCGACGGGGAGTCCGCCGCGAGCGTGACCGTCTCGTACCCGCGCGACGTGCGGGCGTTCACGCATCCGGAGCTCGACTACGCGATCGCCGAGCTCGTCGAGAACGCCATCGAACACGCGGAGTCGACGCCCCGCGTCCGGATCGACGTGACCGAGACGGCCGAGGCCGTCGAGTTCGCGATCCGGGACAACTGCCCGCCGATCCCGCCGGAGGAGCGGTGCGTCATCGCCGACCGGTGGGAGATGGACGACCTGCGCCACACCGGCGGGATGGGGCTGTGGCTCGTCTACTGGGTCGCGAACCGGTCGGGCGGCGACCTCTCGTTCGACACCCATCCGAACGGGAACGTCGTCACGCTCAGCGTCCCGAACGGCGCCCGGGAGGCGGGGACAGACCCGCTCGCGAGGGCGGCGACGCCCGAGCGCCCGCAGGCGGCGGATCGGGCGTGCGGCGGGGGAGACGCCGACGGACGCGGCGACGCCGCCCCGGAACCGGGGGGCGAAGCGGGAACGAACTGA